One window of the Natrinema sp. CBA1119 genome contains the following:
- a CDS encoding TIGR04024 family LLM class F420-dependent oxidoreductase translates to MTDRDVHLPVAAQPTIDSIVDYAQTAENGGYDCAWLPETWGRDGVTVLTAMAERTDSIDVGSSILNTYSRSPALLGQTAATLQELSDGRFRLGLGPSGPVVIENWHGVEFGNPLKRTRETVEIVREVLSGETVNYDGDDFQLSGFRLRCDPPETQPPVEVTGMGPKAVELAGRFSDGWHGIMLTPEGMADRIDDIERGAELGDRDPDDVQVTAGVTCCALDDPDEARALTRQHIGFYVGGMGTFYRDSLERQGYDEATEIYDSWQDGDRERALELVDEHILDDLCAAGDPETVREQLEAYEAVDGLDAVAVSFPRGASEEQVRQTMEAVAPDA, encoded by the coding sequence ATGACAGACAGAGATGTCCACCTGCCGGTGGCCGCACAGCCGACGATCGACTCGATCGTCGACTACGCACAGACCGCCGAGAACGGCGGGTACGACTGCGCCTGGCTCCCGGAGACGTGGGGACGCGACGGCGTCACCGTCCTGACGGCGATGGCCGAGCGCACCGACTCGATCGACGTCGGCTCGAGCATCCTCAACACCTACTCGCGCTCGCCGGCGCTGTTGGGACAGACGGCGGCGACGCTGCAGGAGCTCTCCGACGGCCGGTTCCGGCTCGGGCTCGGCCCGAGCGGCCCCGTCGTGATCGAGAACTGGCACGGAGTGGAGTTCGGGAACCCCCTCAAACGGACGCGCGAAACCGTCGAAATCGTTCGAGAAGTGCTGTCGGGGGAGACGGTGAACTACGACGGCGACGACTTCCAACTCTCGGGGTTCCGCCTTCGATGTGATCCACCGGAAACGCAACCGCCGGTCGAGGTCACTGGAATGGGGCCCAAGGCAGTCGAACTGGCGGGTCGGTTCTCCGACGGTTGGCACGGGATCATGCTCACCCCCGAAGGGATGGCGGACCGCATCGATGACATCGAGCGCGGTGCCGAACTCGGCGACCGCGATCCCGACGACGTGCAGGTCACCGCCGGCGTCACCTGCTGTGCGCTGGACGACCCCGACGAGGCCCGCGCGCTCACCCGCCAGCACATCGGCTTCTACGTCGGCGGGATGGGGACGTTCTACCGTGACTCCCTCGAGCGCCAGGGGTACGACGAGGCGACCGAGATTTACGATTCGTGGCAGGACGGCGACCGCGAGCGCGCTCTCGAGCTCGTCGACGAGCACATCCTCGACGACCTCTGCGCGGCCGGCGATCCGGAAACCGTTCGCGAGCAACTCGAGGCCTACGAAGCGGTCGACGGCCTCGACGCCGTCGCGGTCAGCTTCCCCCGCGGCGCGAGCGAGGAGCAGGTTCGGCAGACGATGGAAGCGGTCGCGCCCGACGCCTGA
- a CDS encoding AIR synthase family protein, which produces MPGKVSPDDLLAHVFERTGAAETDETIVQGPADGEDAAAIDWPDGEGTLVVSSDPISLAAAEVGTLGVYVATNDVAVSGADPRWLTAVVLLPAGADESALEEISHDLDAAARAVGASIVGGHSEYVDQLERPLLSLTAMGTTDRFVPTGGAEPSDAVVLTKAAGIEGTAILAADFGDELGVDSETHERAEGFLDEISVVPEARIVREYATAMHDPTEGGVAAGLLEVARASTVRLEVDRDAVPIREETAALCEAAGVDPLRIFGSGALVATVPADELDDCLEELAAAGIEAAEIGAVRGLEGGEPELVLDGELITEPIEDDLYPLWEAADADD; this is translated from the coding sequence ATGCCCGGCAAGGTGAGCCCGGACGACCTGCTCGCGCACGTCTTCGAGCGGACGGGGGCGGCCGAAACCGACGAGACGATAGTACAGGGCCCCGCGGACGGCGAGGACGCCGCCGCGATCGACTGGCCCGACGGCGAGGGGACGCTCGTCGTCAGCTCCGATCCGATCTCCCTGGCCGCCGCCGAGGTGGGCACTCTCGGCGTTTACGTCGCCACCAACGACGTCGCGGTCTCGGGGGCCGACCCGCGCTGGCTGACGGCCGTCGTCTTGCTTCCCGCCGGAGCCGATGAGAGCGCTCTCGAGGAAATCTCCCACGACCTGGACGCCGCCGCGCGGGCGGTCGGCGCGTCGATCGTCGGCGGCCACTCGGAGTACGTCGACCAGCTCGAGCGGCCGCTGCTCTCCCTGACGGCGATGGGCACGACCGATCGGTTCGTCCCGACCGGCGGCGCGGAGCCCAGCGACGCCGTCGTCCTCACCAAAGCCGCGGGGATCGAGGGAACGGCCATCCTCGCGGCCGACTTCGGCGACGAACTCGGCGTCGATTCCGAAACCCACGAGCGCGCCGAGGGGTTCCTCGATGAGATCAGCGTCGTTCCCGAGGCCCGCATCGTCCGCGAGTACGCGACGGCGATGCACGACCCCACCGAGGGCGGGGTCGCGGCCGGCCTGCTCGAGGTGGCCCGCGCCTCGACCGTCCGGCTCGAGGTCGATCGCGACGCCGTCCCGATCCGCGAGGAGACGGCGGCGCTGTGCGAGGCGGCCGGCGTCGATCCGCTGCGGATCTTCGGCTCCGGCGCGCTGGTCGCGACCGTCCCCGCGGACGAACTGGACGACTGTCTCGAGGAGCTCGCGGCTGCGGGAATCGAGGCCGCCGAGATAGGGGCCGTTCGGGGCCTCGAGGGCGGCGAACCCGAACTCGTTCTCGACGGCGAGCTGATCACCGAGCCGATCGAGGACGATCTCTATCCGCTGTGGGAGGCCGCCGACGCGGACGACTGA
- a CDS encoding ion channel codes for MFEALHPRRPGGRVAVWIVAAIALTSIATGVGAILTRPALETGGTLGDLQAVAEFSGTIVGFALLVTAWGMRRGYRLAYVTAVLLVALSGAHGIVQFRAVSVPLVVLSVGGLTVLVATSGRFTRSSTLDATQIGAFLSIVGVLCYGTAGAYALRSGFDGVTTVVDAVYFTIVTASTVGYGDVHASTEAARLFAISLVVLGPATLAATVGSLFGPVLDTHLARTGREATARLGSDAAAAGGEPGTGAEIVVFGSDETIAPIVDALASRASVAVVTSDERSRRSDGVDVIIGDPTADGTLERAGLETCDAVLVGTAALRDADAVIAAARSHTDAKIVALTGGETESTDRTEADVVVDPETVLIEVTVDALLGTDGVVGQSSASAASHSG; via the coding sequence ATGTTCGAGGCGCTTCACCCGCGTCGACCCGGCGGTCGCGTCGCTGTCTGGATCGTCGCCGCAATCGCCCTCACGTCGATCGCGACCGGCGTCGGCGCGATTCTCACTCGGCCGGCCCTCGAGACCGGCGGCACGCTCGGCGATCTTCAGGCCGTCGCGGAGTTCAGCGGGACCATCGTCGGCTTTGCCCTGCTCGTCACCGCCTGGGGGATGCGTCGAGGCTATCGGCTGGCGTACGTCACCGCCGTTCTCCTCGTTGCCCTGTCCGGGGCACACGGCATCGTCCAGTTCCGAGCGGTGTCAGTCCCGCTCGTCGTTCTCTCGGTCGGCGGACTCACCGTCCTCGTCGCCACAAGCGGTCGGTTCACGCGCTCGAGTACCCTCGACGCGACGCAGATCGGTGCGTTCCTGTCTATCGTCGGCGTCCTCTGTTATGGAACCGCCGGAGCGTACGCGCTCAGAAGCGGGTTCGACGGGGTCACGACCGTCGTCGACGCGGTCTACTTTACCATCGTGACCGCGAGCACGGTCGGCTACGGCGACGTCCACGCGAGCACCGAAGCGGCGCGTCTGTTCGCCATCTCGTTGGTCGTCCTCGGACCGGCGACCCTGGCCGCCACGGTCGGCAGCCTGTTCGGACCCGTGCTCGATACCCACCTCGCCCGAACCGGTCGCGAGGCAACGGCTCGTCTCGGTTCCGACGCTGCCGCGGCCGGAGGCGAACCGGGGACCGGCGCGGAAATCGTCGTTTTCGGGTCCGACGAGACGATCGCACCGATCGTCGACGCCCTCGCGTCCCGCGCGTCGGTCGCGGTCGTGACGAGCGATGAGCGCTCACGGCGTTCGGACGGCGTCGACGTGATCATCGGAGATCCGACGGCCGACGGCACGCTCGAGCGGGCCGGCCTCGAAACGTGCGATGCGGTACTCGTCGGGACCGCCGCCCTGCGAGACGCGGACGCGGTGATCGCCGCGGCTCGGTCGCACACGGACGCCAAAATCGTGGCCCTCACGGGTGGGGAAACCGAGTCCACCGACCGAACCGAGGCGGACGTCGTGGTCGACCCCGAAACCGTGCTGATCGAGGTGACCGTCGACGCGCTGCTCGGAACCGACGGGGTCGTGGGTCAGTCGTCCGCGTCGGCGGCCTCCCACAGCGGATAG
- a CDS encoding phosphatase PAP2 family protein has product MRLREQSTAVRNIVPTEYAEVVVFITELGGTTLLMFLLAVLFWCADRRRSALVISYAVAGLALLLSLKAAFELPRPPADAMLLPLEGEREGYGFPSGHAFAAAVVYGGLVSVYDRGDDWRAVAGASTLVVAVSLSRVALGVHYLGDVIVGAVLGIAFIGVMNRLTRGDPTIGFGIALALAVPAAAVVGTTDALLGLGGSIGGLLATRRLEALPALRSRLEGVVLTGLGGGFVALITSVEPVVAAVEPLLVVLYAILLAGIVLAPAAVGRLEVGALESRRA; this is encoded by the coding sequence ATGCGACTCAGGGAGCAAAGCACCGCCGTCCGTAATATCGTGCCGACCGAATACGCGGAGGTCGTCGTGTTTATCACGGAACTCGGCGGAACGACGCTCCTCATGTTCTTACTCGCCGTGCTGTTTTGGTGCGCGGATCGCCGCCGGAGCGCGCTCGTGATCAGCTACGCGGTCGCCGGCCTGGCGCTCTTGCTCTCGCTCAAGGCCGCCTTCGAACTCCCGCGACCACCGGCGGACGCCATGTTGCTCCCGCTCGAGGGAGAGCGCGAGGGGTACGGCTTCCCGAGCGGTCACGCGTTCGCGGCGGCGGTCGTCTACGGCGGACTCGTCTCGGTGTACGATCGGGGCGACGACTGGCGGGCCGTCGCCGGTGCGAGCACGCTCGTCGTCGCAGTCTCGCTCTCGCGGGTCGCCCTCGGGGTCCACTACCTGGGCGACGTGATCGTCGGCGCAGTCCTCGGAATCGCCTTCATCGGGGTCATGAACCGCCTCACACGCGGCGATCCGACGATCGGGTTCGGCATCGCGCTCGCCCTCGCCGTTCCCGCCGCTGCGGTCGTCGGAACGACGGACGCGCTGCTCGGACTCGGCGGCTCGATCGGCGGGCTACTCGCCACGCGGCGGCTCGAGGCCCTGCCAGCACTGCGATCCCGACTCGAGGGCGTCGTCCTCACCGGTCTCGGCGGCGGATTCGTGGCCCTCATCACGAGTGTCGAACCCGTCGTCGCAGCGGTCGAGCCCCTGCTCGTCGTCCTCTACGCGATTCTCCTCGCCGGTATTGTTCTCGCTCCGGCCGCCGTCGGCCGTCTCGAGGTCGGCGCGCTCGAGTCGCGGCGGGCGTAG
- a CDS encoding AAA domain-containing protein → MHVRGTVAGEVDVRSVSTSYGESELAEVPLRPAEDASNGAATDDETPRPRGDGGTVTVADGRETTTVTLWNKWTESAELLEPGMELLVTNAKEEEYNGEMQYATTGDSYVVVEPSFLVSVTSIRNWVQCPRLYYLNKLSGVPLNYPVVKGTLVHEVFGDLLRGRDLEESIDARVEERGLQLGLLGETPEAVTEEIRENAKAIEGWLEQGRLTDDDSWRSEQLLISETFGIRGRADAVRRGAPVELKTGKNLKKEPRFKDKVQAACYALLLEEHGGDVDIGTLLYTKNSALDRNEETGDLTPAKEFTMGDGLLKYVVRLRNEIAAKETAGDIPTGYEADAKCEYCFEQDTCMVVSGRLDQESKAGQIGQSLPEEELEYFDRFYRAIEEERREVHREYAKLWEQTAEERADDDRALINLEFVEKRPLEEGRWELRAERTGGATSKLREGDLVLASDGHPVRGDSELAWVKRLDDEVVLTADEPVEVTRLDVYPSELTTDRLLVAMHDALLKGDEQRKDILFGRVDPEFETIEETFIDNNERQNEAVTKAVGAEDCALIHGPPGTGKTYTIARAIRAMVERGERVLLSAFTNRAVDNALEALLEQLEDVIDEDRVVRVGSESGIRDDMEPYRLERSGNPEDRVAKLQNAQVVAATTSTCGSRIMKEQAFDVALVDEAAQLTEPGTCAAINLAERFVLVGDHEQLPPVVRAENDLTESLFERLVDLHPEAGVMLTHQYRMNQRIQVFASNEFYDGRLRPATPEVAGRTLDDLEGVSRNGLPENLRDPVSFVDVEGDRSQYTDSEEAARIADLIETYEAAGLERTDIGVIAPFRAQVSEISKHVPDDVAVDTVDRFQGSSQEVIIVSFTATGSLEGPIFEDYRRINVALTRPKRALVLVGDASALASDPVYERMLEWARR, encoded by the coding sequence GTGCACGTACGCGGAACCGTCGCGGGCGAGGTCGACGTGCGGTCGGTGTCCACGAGCTACGGCGAGAGCGAACTCGCGGAGGTGCCGCTCCGGCCGGCCGAGGACGCGTCGAACGGCGCGGCGACCGATGACGAGACGCCACGCCCTCGAGGCGACGGCGGGACGGTGACCGTCGCGGACGGCCGCGAAACCACGACGGTCACGCTCTGGAACAAGTGGACCGAGTCGGCGGAGTTGCTCGAGCCGGGGATGGAACTGCTCGTGACGAACGCGAAAGAAGAGGAGTACAACGGGGAGATGCAGTACGCGACGACGGGCGACTCCTACGTCGTCGTCGAGCCGTCCTTCCTCGTCAGCGTGACGTCGATCCGCAACTGGGTCCAGTGTCCCCGGCTGTATTACCTGAACAAGCTCTCCGGGGTGCCGCTGAACTACCCCGTCGTGAAGGGGACGCTCGTCCACGAGGTCTTCGGCGACCTACTCCGCGGGCGCGACCTCGAGGAGTCGATCGACGCCCGCGTCGAGGAGCGGGGGCTCCAGCTCGGCTTGCTCGGTGAAACGCCCGAGGCCGTCACCGAGGAGATCCGAGAGAACGCGAAAGCGATCGAGGGCTGGCTCGAGCAGGGCCGGCTGACAGACGACGACAGCTGGCGCTCGGAGCAACTGCTCATCAGCGAAACGTTCGGTATCCGCGGGCGGGCCGACGCCGTCCGCCGCGGTGCCCCGGTCGAACTCAAGACGGGCAAGAACCTCAAGAAGGAGCCCCGGTTCAAGGACAAGGTGCAGGCAGCCTGTTACGCGCTCTTGCTCGAGGAACACGGCGGCGACGTCGATATCGGAACCTTACTTTACACGAAGAACTCGGCGCTGGATCGCAACGAGGAGACCGGCGATCTCACGCCCGCGAAGGAGTTCACGATGGGGGACGGTCTCCTGAAGTACGTCGTTCGTCTGCGCAACGAGATCGCGGCGAAGGAGACCGCCGGCGATATTCCGACCGGCTATGAGGCCGACGCGAAGTGCGAGTACTGCTTCGAACAGGACACCTGCATGGTCGTCTCTGGCCGCCTCGATCAGGAGTCGAAAGCCGGCCAGATCGGCCAGTCGCTGCCCGAGGAAGAACTCGAGTACTTCGACCGATTTTACCGCGCGATCGAGGAAGAACGCCGCGAGGTCCACCGCGAGTACGCAAAGCTCTGGGAACAGACGGCCGAAGAGCGGGCCGACGACGACCGCGCGCTGATCAATCTCGAGTTCGTCGAGAAGCGGCCGCTCGAGGAAGGACGCTGGGAACTGCGGGCCGAGCGGACCGGCGGCGCGACCTCGAAGCTCCGCGAGGGCGATCTGGTGCTCGCGAGCGACGGCCATCCGGTTCGCGGCGATTCGGAGTTAGCGTGGGTCAAGCGGTTAGACGACGAGGTCGTGCTCACGGCGGACGAGCCGGTCGAGGTGACGCGGCTCGACGTCTACCCCTCCGAACTGACGACCGACCGGCTGCTCGTCGCGATGCACGACGCGCTCCTCAAAGGCGACGAGCAGCGCAAGGACATCCTGTTCGGGAGAGTGGATCCCGAATTCGAGACCATCGAGGAAACGTTCATCGACAACAACGAACGCCAGAACGAGGCCGTGACGAAGGCGGTTGGAGCGGAAGACTGCGCGCTGATCCACGGGCCGCCGGGCACCGGGAAGACGTATACTATCGCCCGCGCCATCCGCGCGATGGTCGAGCGCGGCGAGCGCGTCCTGCTCTCTGCCTTCACGAATCGGGCGGTGGATAACGCGCTCGAGGCCCTGCTCGAGCAACTCGAGGACGTGATCGACGAGGATCGCGTGGTTCGCGTCGGCTCCGAGAGCGGGATCCGCGACGACATGGAGCCCTACCGCCTCGAGCGTTCGGGGAATCCCGAGGACCGCGTCGCGAAACTCCAGAACGCGCAGGTGGTGGCAGCGACGACGTCGACCTGCGGCTCGCGGATCATGAAAGAGCAGGCCTTCGACGTCGCGCTGGTCGACGAGGCCGCACAGCTCACCGAACCCGGAACCTGCGCGGCGATCAATCTGGCCGAGCGGTTCGTACTGGTCGGCGACCACGAGCAACTCCCGCCGGTCGTTCGGGCCGAAAACGACCTCACTGAGTCGCTGTTCGAGCGGCTCGTCGATCTCCACCCCGAGGCCGGCGTCATGTTGACCCACCAGTACCGGATGAATCAACGCATTCAGGTCTTCGCCTCGAACGAGTTCTACGACGGCCGGCTTCGACCCGCGACGCCCGAGGTCGCGGGCCGGACCCTGGACGACCTCGAGGGCGTCTCCCGCAATGGACTGCCCGAGAACCTTCGGGATCCGGTCTCGTTCGTCGATGTCGAGGGCGACCGGAGCCAGTACACCGACAGCGAGGAGGCCGCACGGATCGCGGACCTGATCGAGACCTACGAGGCCGCGGGCCTCGAGCGCACCGACATCGGCGTCATCGCCCCGTTCCGGGCGCAGGTCTCGGAGATTTCCAAGCACGTCCCCGACGACGTGGCCGTCGACACCGTCGACCGCTTCCAGGGCTCGAGCCAGGAGGTCATCATCGTCTCCTTTACCGCGACCGGCTCGCTCGAGGGACCGATCTTCGAGGACTACCGGCGGATCAACGTCGCCCTTACCCGGCCGAAGCGCGCGCTGGTGCTGGTCGGCGACGCGAGTGCGCTCGCATCAGATCCGGTCTACGAGCGGATGCTCGAGTGGGCGCGGCGGTAA
- a CDS encoding nuclear transport factor 2 family protein: MSDHAEAVVREYYDALRHGDPLAPYFADDERTVKFGIGESLFGGSEIAAALEEQTETTDEWTVESHNLLVTERDGVATVADEVTMAWTKTTTGERFRFDSRWSGALVERDSDDGSSASDWRFVAMHVSAPREL, translated from the coding sequence ATGAGCGACCACGCCGAGGCCGTCGTTCGCGAGTACTACGATGCACTCCGGCACGGCGATCCCCTCGCCCCCTATTTCGCCGACGACGAGCGGACCGTCAAGTTCGGGATCGGCGAGTCCCTGTTCGGCGGGAGCGAGATCGCCGCGGCCCTCGAGGAACAGACCGAGACGACCGACGAGTGGACGGTCGAGAGCCACAATCTCCTCGTCACCGAACGGGACGGAGTCGCGACGGTCGCCGACGAGGTGACGATGGCCTGGACGAAGACGACGACCGGCGAACGGTTCCGGTTCGACAGCCGCTGGAGCGGAGCGCTGGTCGAACGGGATTCGGACGACGGCTCGAGCGCGAGCGACTGGCGGTTCGTCGCGATGCACGTCAGCGCACCCCGGGAACTGTGA
- a CDS encoding zinc-dependent metalloprotease, with protein sequence MNLYRSARAVAGASGDDAIDWRSAADAAKAATDPGSLDLEPGEREAYARDVRDARAAVRSVSGVEFDVPETVEIQNRHHWIDANVATFERVMQTLETHTGAFPGVARTINTGTMTVLLSFLGRNVLGQYDPLLLADAPTDDHALYFVRPNILNAAAKLDVDADRFRRWIAFHEVTHAAEFGAAPWLSDHLEARMEDGIATLSEGSFDRDAFRDLDAAMTVVEGYAELLMDHAFDEEYEDLRRKLDERRQGRGPLQKLFRRLLGLGLKERQYERGKNFFEHVLAVRDLETASLVWEQPENLPSHDELDAPGTWIQRVDR encoded by the coding sequence GTGAATCTCTATCGTAGCGCCCGGGCCGTCGCCGGGGCGTCCGGTGACGACGCGATCGACTGGCGGTCGGCCGCCGATGCCGCCAAGGCGGCGACCGATCCGGGCTCGCTCGACCTCGAGCCCGGCGAGCGCGAGGCGTACGCTCGCGACGTCCGGGACGCGCGGGCCGCCGTGCGGTCGGTTTCCGGCGTCGAGTTCGACGTGCCAGAGACCGTCGAGATCCAGAACCGCCACCACTGGATCGACGCGAACGTCGCCACCTTCGAGCGGGTCATGCAGACGCTCGAGACCCACACCGGCGCGTTCCCGGGCGTCGCCCGGACGATCAATACGGGGACGATGACCGTCCTGCTCTCCTTCCTCGGACGGAACGTCCTCGGCCAGTACGACCCCCTCCTGCTCGCCGACGCCCCCACGGACGACCACGCACTGTACTTCGTCCGGCCGAACATCCTCAACGCCGCCGCGAAACTCGACGTCGACGCCGACCGGTTCCGCCGCTGGATCGCCTTCCACGAGGTGACCCACGCCGCCGAGTTCGGGGCCGCGCCGTGGCTCTCCGACCACCTCGAGGCCCGCATGGAAGACGGGATCGCGACGCTCTCGGAGGGATCGTTCGACCGGGACGCGTTCCGCGATCTAGACGCCGCGATGACCGTCGTCGAGGGCTACGCCGAACTCCTGATGGACCACGCGTTCGACGAGGAGTACGAGGACCTGCGGCGCAAGCTGGACGAACGGCGTCAGGGGCGGGGTCCCCTGCAGAAGCTCTTCCGTCGTTTGCTCGGCCTCGGACTGAAGGAACGCCAGTACGAGCGCGGCAAGAACTTCTTCGAGCACGTCCTCGCCGTCCGCGACCTCGAGACGGCGAGTCTCGTCTGGGAGCAGCCCGAGAACCTGCCCAGCCACGACGAGCTCGACGCGCCGGGGACGTGGATCCAGCGCGTCGATCGCTAG
- a CDS encoding LSM domain-containing protein — protein MSGRPLDVLEASLGERVTVRLKSGDEHVGELAGYDQHMNLVLEDVTVPVEGGVDDEAPVEDTTIIRGDNVVSITP, from the coding sequence ATGAGTGGACGACCGCTGGACGTCCTCGAGGCGTCGCTCGGCGAACGCGTGACGGTGCGACTCAAGAGTGGCGACGAACACGTCGGCGAACTCGCCGGCTACGATCAGCACATGAATCTGGTGCTCGAGGATGTGACGGTTCCCGTCGAGGGCGGAGTCGACGACGAGGCGCCGGTCGAAGACACAACCATTATACGCGGCGACAACGTCGTTTCGATAACTCCATGA
- a CDS encoding 50S ribosomal protein L37e: MTGAGTPSQGKKNKTTHTKCRRCGEKSYHTKKKKCSSCGFGTSAKRRSYEWQSKTGDN; the protein is encoded by the coding sequence ATGACTGGTGCAGGAACCCCGAGCCAAGGAAAGAAGAACAAGACGACTCACACCAAATGTCGTCGCTGCGGAGAGAAGTCTTACCATACCAAAAAGAAAAAGTGCTCGTCGTGTGGCTTCGGCACGTCCGCCAAACGCCGCAGCTACGAGTGGCAGTCGAAGACCGGCGACAACTGA
- a CDS encoding threonine synthase, translating to METTDAFTGLECIDCGAAVDASESHRCPDCGGALESTYDYDAIDLDREMLVDRPFDSQWRYAELLPFARESAVTTAEGATPLVDCPDLADELGVGRVLIKDDGRNPTGSSTDRGASVAVTAAVHHGASDVALPSTGNGGQAVAAYAGRAGLDSHAYLPSRSGFTNKAMVNVHGGDMNVVGGRFGDAAGAFEEALAEHDDWYSLRSFDTPYRHEGAKTLFYEIAEQLEWDVPDAICYPTGAGTGLVGLAKAAREFRELGLIDDLPALYAAQASGCAPIVEAFDDDRDEHEPVEHPDTICGELEIPDPAASPRVLEALSESGGGAVATEDPDILEAAVRVAQTTGLELIPSAAAAASGAWELAERGAFDGDETVVIVNTGSGNKEADVLRSHLMSQGV from the coding sequence ATGGAGACGACAGACGCCTTTACCGGACTCGAGTGCATCGATTGCGGGGCCGCCGTCGACGCTTCCGAGTCCCACCGCTGCCCGGACTGCGGCGGCGCGCTCGAGTCGACCTACGACTACGACGCGATCGACCTCGATCGCGAGATGCTCGTCGACCGCCCGTTCGACTCCCAGTGGCGCTACGCGGAACTGCTCCCGTTCGCTCGCGAGTCGGCGGTGACGACCGCGGAGGGAGCGACGCCGCTGGTCGACTGTCCCGATCTGGCCGACGAACTCGGGGTCGGGCGCGTGCTGATCAAGGACGATGGACGGAACCCAACCGGCTCGAGCACGGATCGCGGCGCATCGGTGGCCGTCACCGCGGCCGTCCACCACGGCGCGAGCGACGTTGCGCTCCCCTCGACGGGCAACGGCGGACAGGCTGTCGCGGCCTACGCGGGCCGAGCAGGGCTCGATTCGCACGCGTATCTCCCATCCCGATCCGGCTTTACGAACAAGGCGATGGTCAACGTCCACGGCGGCGACATGAACGTCGTCGGCGGCCGGTTCGGCGACGCCGCCGGCGCGTTCGAAGAGGCGCTCGCCGAACACGACGACTGGTACTCCCTCCGATCGTTCGACACGCCCTACCGCCACGAGGGCGCGAAGACGCTGTTCTACGAGATTGCAGAACAACTCGAGTGGGACGTTCCCGACGCGATCTGTTATCCCACGGGAGCCGGCACCGGGCTCGTCGGGCTCGCCAAGGCCGCACGCGAGTTTCGGGAACTGGGTCTGATCGACGATCTGCCCGCTCTCTACGCCGCCCAGGCGTCGGGCTGTGCGCCGATCGTCGAGGCGTTCGACGACGACCGTGACGAGCACGAGCCGGTCGAACACCCCGACACGATCTGCGGCGAACTCGAGATTCCCGATCCCGCGGCGAGTCCGCGAGTCCTCGAGGCGCTCAGCGAGAGCGGCGGCGGTGCAGTCGCGACGGAGGACCCGGACATCCTCGAGGCCGCCGTCCGGGTGGCCCAGACGACGGGACTCGAACTCATCCCGAGCGCGGCGGCGGCCGCAAGCGGCGCGTGGGAGCTCGCGGAGCGCGGCGCGTTCGACGGCGACGAGACGGTCGTCATCGTCAACACGGGATCCGGGAACAAGGAGGCCGACGTGTTGCGCAGCCACCTGATGAGTCAAGGTGTCTAG
- a CDS encoding phosphoglycerol geranylgeranyltransferase, whose amino-acid sequence MTTPWDDWNHILKLDPDKELPAGVTYGDLCATGTDAIEVGGTMGITEENMSAVIEACAEHDVALYQEPSNPEVVLEDDALDGYLIPTVFNAGSPFWITEAHKEWVRLEGELDWDRTTTEAYVVMNPEADVAELTEANCDLGADDVAAYATVAEHMFGQEIVYVEYSGKLGDESVVEAAAEATDESTLFYGGGIHDYDSAYSMAQYADVIVVGDLAHDEGIEAVRETVAAANDT is encoded by the coding sequence ATGACTACCCCCTGGGACGACTGGAACCATATTCTCAAGCTCGATCCGGACAAGGAGTTACCGGCGGGCGTGACCTACGGCGATCTCTGTGCGACCGGGACCGACGCGATCGAAGTCGGCGGCACCATGGGAATCACCGAGGAGAACATGAGCGCGGTCATCGAGGCCTGTGCCGAACACGACGTCGCGCTCTACCAGGAGCCGTCGAACCCCGAGGTCGTCCTCGAGGACGACGCGCTGGACGGCTACCTCATCCCGACCGTCTTCAACGCCGGGTCGCCGTTCTGGATCACCGAAGCTCACAAGGAGTGGGTCCGACTCGAGGGGGAACTCGACTGGGACCGGACGACGACGGAGGCCTACGTCGTGATGAACCCCGAGGCCGATGTCGCGGAGCTGACGGAGGCCAATTGCGATCTCGGCGCCGACGACGTTGCCGCCTACGCGACGGTCGCGGAACACATGTTCGGCCAGGAAATCGTCTACGTCGAGTACTCCGGTAAGCTTGGCGACGAAAGCGTCGTCGAAGCCGCCGCCGAGGCCACCGACGAGTCGACGCTGTTCTACGGCGGTGGCATCCACGACTACGACTCCGCGTACTCGATGGCCCAGTACGCCGACGTGATCGTCGTCGGCGACCTCGCACACGACGAGGGAATCGAGGCGGTTCGGGAAACCGTCGCGGCGGCGAACGACACGTAA